A genome region from Candidatus Binatia bacterium includes the following:
- a CDS encoding M23 family metallopeptidase — translation MKPLPVVLGVMLALASVAVASGQPVVFVAPPPLDPPLTRAPLAPPLVVSGGFGEYRIGHFHAGFDLSTNRRVGKPVRAPETGWVERVRCSGIGYGRSVYLRAADGRTFQLGHLDAYAPAIDAYVRKAQAGDGQYEQDLWPKPNEIRVRAGDVVAWSGESGAGGPHLHFEIRRGDVAYHPQRAGLVVADRNPPAIPRITLEPLDDSSAVRGVSGPITIPLAAQADTLRAIGRLRVIVDARDGIWSGVDRMAPWSTGITWRGRTTECRFDSVSWATDMPEGDYLHDAGRVTGGKGLVLWAPAGYRPRFLRSDAPLTEEAGTLRLRPGDPPETLAVWARDLGGNEVRRAIVLRPGAAPPPARPAFWKGDSSWAEAPGDFASLPGGRVRWSLPAGLAPQGVDLQIGATGQRATRAGDLWCATFPYPGLRLGRAVRVPLAMRASSGPHPDSGGMVTGAGLDAADSLELSLDGNRLLVPAGALFEEGFLFAVRGGAGPSARGLERLSGAWRVEPSTMPLRRPARVTLAAPAGARLDRVGVCRLDGDGWSWVGAQRDSVRRAVTAETRRLGTFALFRDTTSPRIVLGRPPSRAATKPYSRWALEAAVTEEGSGVDARASWFEVDGARVPTEWDPEAGRLRWRPAHPPRRGTHRVLLVAADHAGNAVRTNGSFRVGP, via the coding sequence ATGAAGCCGCTGCCCGTGGTTCTCGGCGTCATGCTCGCGCTTGCGAGTGTCGCCGTCGCTTCCGGCCAGCCGGTGGTGTTCGTCGCGCCGCCGCCGCTGGATCCGCCCCTGACGCGCGCCCCGCTCGCGCCGCCGCTCGTCGTCAGCGGAGGATTCGGCGAATACCGGATCGGCCACTTCCACGCGGGCTTCGACCTCTCGACCAACCGGCGCGTCGGGAAACCGGTGCGCGCCCCCGAGACCGGCTGGGTGGAGCGCGTGCGCTGCTCCGGGATCGGCTACGGCCGGTCCGTGTACCTGCGCGCCGCCGACGGCCGCACCTTTCAGCTCGGCCATCTCGACGCCTACGCGCCGGCGATCGATGCCTACGTTCGAAAAGCGCAGGCGGGCGATGGCCAGTACGAGCAGGATCTCTGGCCCAAGCCCAACGAGATCCGCGTGCGAGCGGGGGACGTCGTCGCCTGGTCGGGTGAGAGCGGCGCCGGCGGGCCGCACCTCCATTTCGAGATCCGTCGCGGCGACGTCGCCTACCATCCCCAGCGCGCCGGCCTGGTCGTGGCCGATCGAAATCCGCCGGCGATCCCGCGCATCACGCTCGAGCCGCTCGACGACTCCTCGGCCGTCCGGGGCGTTTCCGGTCCAATCACGATTCCCCTGGCGGCGCAGGCCGACACGTTGCGCGCGATCGGTCGGCTCCGCGTGATCGTGGATGCGCGCGACGGCATCTGGAGCGGCGTGGACCGCATGGCGCCGTGGTCGACGGGGATCACGTGGCGCGGCCGGACCACCGAGTGCCGGTTCGACAGCGTCAGCTGGGCCACCGACATGCCGGAAGGGGACTACCTCCACGACGCCGGACGCGTGACCGGCGGGAAGGGCCTCGTGCTCTGGGCTCCCGCCGGTTACCGCCCGCGATTCCTGCGCTCGGACGCTCCGCTCACCGAAGAGGCGGGGACGCTCCGTCTCCGGCCCGGCGACCCTCCCGAAACGCTCGCGGTCTGGGCGCGGGACCTGGGCGGCAACGAGGTGCGCCGCGCGATCGTTCTTCGCCCGGGTGCGGCGCCCCCGCCGGCGAGGCCCGCGTTCTGGAAGGGAGACTCCTCGTGGGCCGAGGCTCCGGGAGACTTCGCATCGCTTCCCGGAGGGCGCGTTCGCTGGAGCCTGCCCGCCGGCCTCGCGCCGCAGGGTGTTGACCTGCAGATCGGCGCGACCGGTCAAAGGGCCACGCGAGCCGGAGATCTCTGGTGCGCGACCTTTCCATATCCCGGCCTCAGGCTGGGCCGCGCCGTTCGCGTTCCGCTCGCGATGCGTGCCTCCAGCGGTCCGCATCCCGACTCCGGCGGCATGGTCACCGGCGCGGGCCTCGATGCCGCGGACTCGCTCGAGCTGTCCCTGGACGGAAATCGGCTCCTCGTTCCGGCCGGCGCTCTTTTCGAAGAGGGGTTCCTGTTCGCGGTCCGCGGCGGCGCGGGGCCTTCGGCACGCGGACTGGAGCGGCTTTCGGGCGCCTGGCGCGTGGAGCCCTCCACGATGCCGCTCCGCCGCCCCGCGCGCGTGACCCTCGCGGCGCCCGCCGGAGCGCGGCTCGATCGCGTCGGCGTCTGCCGGCTCGATGGGGACGGCTGGTCCTGGGTCGGAGCGCAGCGCGACAGCGTGCGGCGCGCCGTCACGGCCGAGACGCGCCGCCTCGGAACGTTCGCGCTCTTCCGCGACACCACCTCCCCGCGCATTGTCCTGGGCCGCCCCCCCTCGCGCGCCGCGACGAAACCCTACAGCCGCTGGGCCCTCGAGGCCGCCGTCACGGAGGAGGGAAGCGGGGTCGACGCACGCGCCTCGTGGTTCGAAGTGGATGGCGCGCGCGTGCCGACGGAATGGGATCCCGAAGCGGGGCGCCTGCGGTGGCGGCCGGCGCATCCGCCCCGCCGCGGCACGCACCGCGTGCTTCTCGTGGCGGCCGACCACGCGGGAAACGCCGTGAGGACGAACGGCTCGTTCCGGGTCGGCCCTTGA
- a CDS encoding MFS transporter, whose protein sequence is MTTPGQLRRVVFASFVGTTIEWYDFFLYGTAAALVFNRLFFPRLDPLAGTLSAYGTFAVGFVARPLGGAVFGHYGDRIGRKTMLVWSLVIMGVASALIGLLPGYDRIGIWAPSILVVLRFLQGFGVGGEWGGAVLLAVEHSGSERRGFHGSWPQMGVPAGLLLSTGLVTALSASLPERAFLDWGWRVPFLLSVVLVGIGLFVRLRVLESPAFAAVRDTGRESRAPLLDVLRRHPREVVIGAGMRFAQNVLFYIYTVFVLSYGEKTLGYPRSAVLGGVALSAVVGLFAIPFWSHLSDRVGRRPLYLAGALLSLLTAFPFFWLFGRGPGFVAAAIVIAMVGHDMMYGPMAAYFSELFPTSVRYSGSSLVYQFTSVFSGGLAPLVATLLLSRHGPGAVATYLVACCAITLLATWFAPETHRAGLE, encoded by the coding sequence ATGACGACGCCGGGTCAGCTTCGACGAGTCGTCTTCGCCTCGTTCGTCGGCACCACGATCGAGTGGTACGACTTCTTCCTCTACGGCACCGCGGCGGCGCTGGTCTTCAACCGGCTCTTCTTTCCCAGGCTCGATCCGCTCGCGGGAACCCTGAGCGCCTACGGGACCTTCGCCGTGGGATTCGTCGCGCGACCGCTCGGCGGCGCGGTCTTCGGCCACTACGGCGACCGGATCGGTCGCAAGACGATGCTGGTCTGGTCGCTCGTGATCATGGGCGTCGCCTCGGCGCTGATCGGGCTCCTCCCGGGTTACGACCGGATCGGCATCTGGGCGCCCTCGATCCTGGTCGTGCTTCGATTCCTTCAGGGTTTCGGCGTCGGCGGCGAGTGGGGAGGAGCGGTGCTGCTGGCGGTGGAGCATTCGGGCTCCGAGCGGCGCGGCTTCCACGGATCCTGGCCCCAGATGGGCGTCCCGGCCGGGCTTTTGCTCTCGACCGGACTCGTCACCGCGCTCTCGGCCAGCCTTCCCGAGCGCGCGTTCCTCGACTGGGGATGGCGCGTGCCCTTCCTCCTCTCGGTCGTGCTCGTCGGGATCGGCCTCTTCGTGCGGCTCCGCGTGCTCGAGTCGCCCGCGTTCGCGGCGGTCCGCGATACCGGCCGCGAGTCGCGCGCGCCCCTGCTGGACGTGCTGCGCCGTCATCCGCGCGAGGTGGTGATCGGAGCGGGAATGCGTTTCGCGCAGAACGTGCTCTTCTACATCTATACGGTGTTCGTGCTGAGCTACGGCGAGAAGACGCTCGGCTATCCGCGGAGCGCCGTGCTCGGCGGCGTGGCGCTGTCGGCCGTCGTGGGACTGTTCGCGATTCCGTTCTGGTCGCATCTCTCGGACCGCGTGGGGCGGCGGCCCTTGTACCTCGCGGGTGCTTTGCTCTCGCTCCTGACCGCGTTTCCCTTCTTCTGGCTGTTCGGGAGAGGGCCTGGGTTCGTCGCGGCCGCCATCGTGATCGCGATGGTGGGGCACGACATGATGTACGGCCCGATGGCGGCCTATTTCTCGGAGCTCTTCCCGACCTCGGTGCGCTACAGCGGCAGCTCGCTGGTCTACCAGTTCACCTCGGTCTTCTCGGGCGGGCTGGCGCCCCTGGTGGCCACGCTCCTCCTGAGCCGCCACGGTCCCGGCGCGGTGGCGACCTACCTCGTCGCCTGCTGCGCCATCACGCTCCTGGCCACCTGGTTCGCGCCGGAGACGCACCGGGCGGGGCTCGAGTAG